A portion of the Pseudomonas sp. PSE14 genome contains these proteins:
- the lepB gene encoding signal peptidase I, with amino-acid sequence MTLNFPLLLVIAVAVCGVLALVDLVLFAPRRRAAISAYEGTVGEPDPEVLEKLNKEPVLVEYGKSFFPVLFIVLVLRSFLVEPFQIPSGSMKPTLEVGDFILVNKFAYGIRLPVLDTKVIPVGDPQRGDVMVFRYPSDPNINYIKRVIGVPGDTIRYTSDKRLYVNDQLVAEKLMGEEPGSLGSVTLYKEKLGDVEHLIRKEMTRYRVEPGRQWKVPADHYFMMGDNRDNSNDSRYWNDPKIPKDLLGMVPDRNIVGKAFAVWMSWPEPKQRNLPNFSRVGVIH; translated from the coding sequence ATGACGCTGAATTTCCCGCTGTTGCTGGTGATTGCCGTTGCTGTGTGCGGCGTTCTCGCCCTGGTGGACCTGGTGCTGTTCGCACCGCGCCGCCGGGCAGCCATTTCCGCCTACGAAGGCACGGTCGGCGAGCCTGACCCGGAAGTGCTGGAAAAACTGAACAAGGAACCGGTGCTGGTCGAGTACGGCAAGTCGTTCTTCCCGGTACTGTTCATCGTGCTGGTGCTGCGCTCCTTCCTGGTCGAGCCGTTCCAGATTCCGTCCGGCTCGATGAAGCCGACTCTGGAAGTGGGTGATTTCATCCTGGTGAACAAGTTCGCCTATGGCATCCGCCTGCCGGTGCTGGACACCAAGGTGATCCCGGTGGGTGATCCGCAGCGTGGCGACGTCATGGTGTTCCGCTACCCCAGCGACCCGAACATCAACTACATCAAGCGTGTGATCGGCGTACCCGGCGACACCATCCGCTATACCAGCGACAAGCGCCTCTACGTCAACGATCAACTGGTCGCCGAGAAACTGATGGGTGAGGAGCCGGGCAGCCTGGGCAGCGTGACGTTGTACAAGGAAAAACTGGGCGACGTCGAACACCTGATCCGCAAGGAAATGACCCGTTACCGTGTCGAGCCGGGCAGGCAGTGGAAGGTGCCGGCCGATCACTACTTCATGATGGGCGACAACCGCGACAACTCCAACGACAGCCGCTACTGGAACGACCCGAAGATTCCGAAGGACCTGCTGGGCATGGTTCCGGACCGCAATATCGTCGGCAAGGCGTTCGCGGTGTGGATGAGCTGGCCGGAGCCCAAGCAGCGCAATCTGCCGAATTTCTCGCGAGTGGGCGTGATCCACTAA
- a CDS encoding DUF4845 domain-containing protein, whose product MKYARSQKGMSLLSWLVVLAVVAFLASAAFKVFPHYMDYYAIEKAITSVETDKAAEVRTVPEFYSYVDKALMLNNIRDLKLDDALDVKLENNEFRAHLKYEKREPLVQNIDLVVKFDKEFRVRMP is encoded by the coding sequence ATGAAGTACGCACGTTCGCAGAAGGGCATGTCGTTGCTGAGCTGGCTGGTGGTCCTCGCCGTGGTGGCGTTCCTGGCCAGCGCAGCGTTCAAGGTATTTCCGCACTACATGGATTACTACGCCATCGAGAAGGCCATCACCTCGGTGGAAACCGACAAGGCCGCCGAAGTGCGCACTGTCCCTGAGTTCTACTCTTACGTGGACAAGGCGCTGATGCTCAACAACATCCGCGACCTCAAGCTGGACGACGCGCTGGATGTGAAGCTCGAGAACAACGAGTTCCGCGCCCACCTGAAATACGAAAAACGTGAGCCGCTGGTACAGAACATCGACCTGGTGGTGAAATTTGACAAAGAATTCCGTGTACGAATGCCGTGA
- the rnc gene encoding ribonuclease III, protein MSNSLDRLERKLGYTFRDQDLMVLALTHRSFAGRNNERLEFLGDAILNFVIGEALFTHFPQAREGQLSRLRARLVKGETLALLARGFEIGDYLRLGSGELKSGGFRRESILADAMEALIGAIYLDTGMDSARERIMAWLGPQLRELTPVDTNKDPKTRLQEFLQSRGCELPRYDVVDIQGEPHCRTFFVECEVALLNDKTHGHGGSRRIAEQVAAAAALAALGVENGHE, encoded by the coding sequence GTGAGTAACAGTCTGGATCGACTCGAGCGCAAGCTTGGCTATACCTTTCGCGACCAGGACCTGATGGTCCTGGCGCTGACCCATCGCAGTTTCGCCGGGCGCAACAACGAGCGTCTGGAGTTCCTGGGTGACGCCATCCTCAACTTCGTCATCGGCGAAGCCCTCTTCACCCATTTCCCCCAGGCCCGTGAAGGCCAGCTGTCGCGCCTGCGCGCGCGACTGGTGAAGGGCGAGACCCTGGCCCTGCTGGCCCGCGGTTTCGAAATCGGGGATTACCTGCGCCTGGGCTCGGGCGAGCTGAAGAGCGGCGGGTTCCGCCGTGAGTCGATCCTGGCCGATGCCATGGAGGCACTGATCGGCGCAATCTACCTGGATACCGGCATGGACTCCGCCCGCGAGCGGATCATGGCCTGGCTCGGCCCGCAGCTGCGCGAGCTGACCCCGGTGGATACCAACAAGGACCCCAAGACCCGCCTGCAGGAGTTCCTGCAATCGCGCGGGTGCGAGTTGCCGCGCTATGACGTGGTGGATATCCAGGGCGAACCGCATTGCCGCACCTTCTTCGTCGAGTGCGAGGTTGCCCTGTTGAATGACAAGACCCATGGCCACGGCGGTAGCCGCCGCATTGCCGAGCAGGTGGCCGCTGCCGCCGCGCTGGCAGCCCTGGGCGTGGAGAATGGCCATGAGTGA
- the era gene encoding GTPase Era, with amino-acid sequence MSDHEQDQHDPSEHDEAGVVRCGYVAIVGRPNVGKSTLLNHILGQKLAITSRKPQTTRHTLLGIKTEGDVQAVYVDTPGLHKDNDKALNRYMNRSASAALKDVDVVIFVVDRNRWTDEDQMVYDKVKYVSCPVLLAVNKVDRMEDKGELLPHLQWLAEQLPNAEVVPISAQHGQNLDVLEGLVAERLPESEHFFPEDQITDRSSRFLAAELVREKIMRQLGAELPYQVTVEIEEFKQDGPILHIHALILVERDGQKKIIIGEKGERIKSIGQNARKDMEVLFDSKVMLNLWVKVKGGWSDDERALRSLGYGDL; translated from the coding sequence ATGAGTGATCACGAGCAAGACCAGCACGACCCATCCGAGCACGATGAAGCGGGAGTCGTTCGTTGCGGCTATGTCGCGATCGTCGGCCGCCCCAACGTGGGCAAGTCGACCCTGCTCAACCACATCCTCGGCCAGAAGCTGGCCATCACCTCGCGCAAGCCGCAGACCACCCGCCACACCCTGCTGGGCATCAAGACCGAAGGTGACGTGCAGGCGGTGTACGTCGACACCCCCGGTTTGCACAAGGACAACGACAAGGCGCTCAACCGCTACATGAACCGTTCGGCCAGTGCCGCGCTGAAGGATGTCGATGTGGTGATCTTCGTCGTAGACCGCAATCGCTGGACCGACGAAGACCAGATGGTCTACGACAAGGTCAAGTACGTGAGCTGCCCGGTGCTGCTGGCAGTGAACAAGGTCGACCGCATGGAAGACAAGGGCGAGCTGCTGCCGCACCTGCAGTGGCTGGCCGAGCAACTGCCCAACGCCGAAGTCGTGCCGATTTCTGCCCAGCACGGGCAGAACCTGGATGTTCTCGAGGGGCTGGTCGCCGAGCGGCTGCCCGAAAGCGAGCATTTCTTCCCCGAAGACCAGATCACCGATCGCAGCAGCCGCTTCCTCGCCGCCGAACTGGTGCGCGAGAAGATCATGCGCCAGTTGGGCGCCGAGCTGCCGTACCAGGTCACGGTAGAGATCGAAGAGTTCAAGCAGGATGGCCCGATCCTCCACATCCACGCGTTGATCCTGGTCGAACGTGATGGCCAGAAGAAGATCATCATCGGCGAGAAGGGCGAGCGCATCAAAAGCATCGGCCAGAACGCCCGCAAGGACATGGAGGTGCTGTTCGACTCCAAGGTCATGCTCAACCTCTGGGTGAAAGTGAAGGGCGGCTGGTCCGACGACGAGCGCGCGCTGCGTTCGCTGGGCTACGGCGACCTCTGA
- the recO gene encoding DNA repair protein RecO: MSLASPAQAAFVLHSRAYKETSALVDFLTPQGRLRAVLRGARGKAGALARPFVPLEAEFRGRSDLKNVVRLEANGIPNLLSGEALFSGLYLNELMIRLLPAEDPHPALFEHYRATLPLLAAGSPLEPLLRAFEWRLLDELGYGFSLDSDIVGQPVAPDGLYRLLPDSGLEPVGSLQPGLFHGADLLAMAEADWSAPGALTAAKRLMRQALAPHLGGRPLVSRELFMNRKDNSRD, from the coding sequence ATGAGCCTCGCTTCTCCCGCCCAAGCCGCCTTTGTCCTGCACAGCCGCGCGTACAAGGAAACCAGTGCGCTGGTGGACTTCCTCACGCCGCAAGGCCGGCTGCGGGCCGTGTTGCGCGGTGCGCGGGGCAAGGCCGGCGCGCTGGCGCGGCCGTTCGTACCGCTGGAAGCCGAGTTCCGCGGGCGCAGTGACCTGAAGAATGTCGTTCGCCTGGAAGCCAACGGCATTCCCAATCTGCTCAGCGGCGAGGCGCTGTTCAGCGGCCTGTACCTGAACGAGCTGATGATCCGCCTGCTGCCGGCGGAAGACCCGCATCCCGCGCTGTTCGAGCACTACCGCGCGACCTTGCCGTTGCTGGCCGCCGGCAGCCCGCTGGAGCCGCTGCTGCGCGCCTTCGAATGGCGGCTGCTGGACGAACTGGGTTATGGTTTCTCTCTGGACAGCGATATCGTCGGCCAGCCGGTGGCCCCCGACGGTCTTTACCGCCTGCTGCCGGATTCCGGCCTGGAGCCGGTCGGCAGCCTGCAGCCGGGGCTTTTCCATGGCGCCGATCTGCTGGCGATGGCCGAGGCCGACTGGAGCGCTCCGGGCGCGCTGACGGCAGCCAAACGTCTGATGCGCCAGGCCCTGGCGCCCCATCTGGGCGGCCGGCCACTGGTCAGCCGCGAGTTATTCATGAATCGCAAGGACAACTCCCGTGACTGA
- the pdxJ gene encoding pyridoxine 5'-phosphate synthase, which translates to MTEANRILLGVNIDHVATLRQARGTRYPDPVKAALDAEEAGADGITVHLREDRRHIQDRDVRVLAEVLQTRMNFEMGVTEEMMKFAEIIRPAHVCLVPETRQELTTEGGLDVAGQEARIRDAVQRLSAAGCEVSLFIDPDQRQIEASARIGAPAVELHTGRYADAHTPAEAAHELARIRDGVEFGLSHGLIVNAGHGLHYHNAEPVAAIAGINELNIGHAIVAHALFVGFKQAVAEMKALIVAAANR; encoded by the coding sequence GTGACTGAAGCCAATCGTATCCTGCTGGGCGTGAACATCGATCACGTCGCTACCCTGCGCCAGGCCCGTGGCACCCGCTATCCCGACCCGGTGAAAGCTGCGCTGGACGCCGAGGAAGCCGGCGCCGACGGCATCACCGTGCACCTGCGCGAAGATCGCCGGCACATCCAGGACCGCGATGTGCGCGTGCTGGCCGAAGTGCTGCAGACCCGCATGAACTTCGAAATGGGCGTCACCGAAGAGATGATGAAGTTCGCCGAGATCATCCGTCCGGCCCACGTCTGCCTGGTTCCGGAGACTCGCCAGGAGCTGACCACCGAGGGCGGCCTGGACGTTGCCGGCCAGGAAGCGCGCATCCGCGATGCGGTGCAGCGGCTGTCCGCCGCCGGTTGCGAGGTGTCGCTGTTCATCGACCCGGACCAGCGGCAGATCGAGGCCTCTGCGCGTATCGGCGCGCCGGCCGTCGAGCTGCATACCGGCCGTTACGCCGATGCCCACACCCCCGCCGAAGCTGCCCATGAGCTGGCGCGCATCCGCGACGGCGTGGAGTTCGGCCTGTCCCACGGGCTGATCGTCAACGCCGGCCATGGCCTGCATTACCACAATGCCGAGCCGGTGGCGGCGATTGCCGGGATCAACGAGCTGAACATCGGCCACGCCATCGTCGCCCATGCGTTGTTCGTGGGCTTCAAGCAGGCGGTGGCGGAGATGAAGGCGCTGATCGTGGCGGCGGCGAATCGTTGA
- the cmoB gene encoding tRNA 5-methoxyuridine(34)/uridine 5-oxyacetic acid(34) synthase CmoB, whose translation MIDRFDLDRLSLELAGTPLESWAASLPAQLATKVDDGHGDLERWLAAVDRLPELKAAAVELRERFNLEGACDEDTREQLKLALQGLIPWRKGPFHLFGVHIDTEWRSDWKWQRVSPHIDLKGKRILDVGCGNGYYQWRMLGAGARSVVGVDPNWLFFCQFLAMKRYLPDLPAWHLPFALEDLPEKLEGFDTVFSMGVLYHRRSPIDHLLALKDCLRRGGELVLETLVVEGDVNTVLVPEDRYAQMRNVWFLPSVPALELWLRRAGFTDVRSVDISRTSVEEQRATEWMRYQSLPDFLDPNDHSRTLEGLPAPLRATLVARKP comes from the coding sequence ATGATTGACCGTTTCGACCTCGACCGCCTCAGCCTCGAACTGGCTGGCACACCGCTGGAATCCTGGGCCGCCTCGCTGCCCGCACAATTGGCGACCAAGGTCGACGACGGCCATGGCGACCTCGAGCGTTGGCTGGCGGCGGTGGATCGTCTGCCCGAGCTGAAAGCCGCGGCCGTCGAGCTGCGCGAACGTTTCAACCTGGAAGGCGCCTGCGACGAGGACACCCGCGAGCAGCTCAAGCTCGCCCTGCAAGGGCTGATCCCCTGGCGCAAGGGCCCCTTCCACCTGTTCGGCGTGCACATCGATACCGAATGGCGCTCGGACTGGAAGTGGCAGCGCGTCTCGCCGCACATCGACCTGAAGGGTAAACGCATCCTCGACGTTGGCTGCGGCAACGGCTACTACCAGTGGCGCATGCTCGGCGCCGGGGCGCGCAGCGTGGTGGGTGTCGACCCGAACTGGCTGTTCTTCTGCCAGTTCCTCGCCATGAAGCGCTACCTGCCGGACCTGCCGGCCTGGCACCTGCCCTTCGCCCTGGAAGACCTGCCGGAAAAGCTGGAAGGCTTCGACACCGTGTTCTCCATGGGCGTGCTCTACCACCGCCGCTCGCCCATCGACCACCTGCTGGCGCTCAAGGACTGCCTGCGCCGGGGTGGCGAACTGGTGCTGGAAACCCTGGTGGTGGAAGGCGACGTGAACACCGTGCTGGTGCCCGAAGACCGCTACGCGCAGATGCGCAACGTGTGGTTCCTGCCGTCGGTGCCGGCGCTGGAGCTGTGGCTGCGCCGCGCGGGCTTCACCGACGTACGCAGCGTGGACATCAGCCGCACCTCGGTGGAAGAGCAGCGTGCGACGGAATGGATGCGCTACCAGTCGCTGCCGGACTTCCTCGATCCGAACGACCATAGCCGCACCCTCGAAGGCCTGCCGGCGCCGCTGCGTGCCACCTTGGTCGCGCGCAAGCCCTGA
- the cmoA gene encoding carboxy-S-adenosyl-L-methionine synthase CmoA has translation MSESDRIFAQPQTQVPDFTFNEDVVRVFPDMIKRSVPGYPTIVENIGVLGARFAAPNSVLYDLGCSLGAVTQALRRHVRTEGCRVIGVDNSAPMIERCGEYLRAQDAMYQELLPVELIEADILSMELKPCSLIAMNFTLQFIAPEQRLALLTRLHDSLLPGGALILSEKLRFADEQEHELLTDLHIDFKRANGYSELEIAQKRTAIENVMRPDTLETHRERLLAAGFSKVVPWFQCLNFASLIALP, from the coding sequence GTGAGCGAATCCGACCGCATCTTCGCCCAGCCGCAAACCCAGGTTCCCGACTTCACCTTCAATGAGGACGTGGTGCGCGTCTTCCCGGACATGATCAAGCGATCGGTGCCGGGCTACCCCACCATCGTCGAGAACATCGGCGTGCTCGGCGCGCGCTTCGCCGCACCCAATAGCGTGCTGTACGACCTCGGCTGCTCCCTCGGCGCGGTGACCCAGGCGCTGCGCCGCCACGTGAGGACCGAAGGCTGCCGAGTGATCGGCGTGGACAACTCCGCCCCGATGATCGAGCGCTGCGGCGAATACCTGCGCGCCCAGGACGCCATGTACCAGGAACTGCTGCCGGTCGAGCTGATCGAGGCGGACATCCTGAGCATGGAGCTCAAACCCTGCTCGCTGATCGCGATGAACTTCACCCTGCAGTTCATCGCCCCCGAACAACGCCTGGCACTGCTCACCCGCCTGCACGACAGCCTGTTGCCGGGCGGTGCGCTGATCCTCTCGGAAAAGCTGCGCTTCGCCGACGAGCAGGAGCACGAGCTGCTCACCGACCTGCACATCGACTTCAAGCGCGCCAATGGCTACAGCGAACTGGAAATCGCCCAGAAGCGTACCGCCATCGAGAACGTCATGCGCCCCGACACCCTGGAGACCCACCGCGAACGCCTGTTGGCCGCGGGATTCTCCAAGGTCGTGCCCTGGTTCCAATGCCTCAACTTCGCTTCCCTGATTGCCCTACCATGA
- a CDS encoding transporter substrate-binding domain-containing protein → MLRFAVPALLLCNALIANADEPLRLAGDDWCPYICPDNPDKPGYLLEALTRILNQPPAFEPLPWPRALQMAREGLVDGVVGAYPEESESLAIGQEPIGWVTMRFYTRADSQWHYQGPASLDDQSIGLAQGYSYGAQLDAWRDSHLDDHEQVQVLSGERVLERNIQKLLLGRISVLLEDSQIVEHYLHRHRLSGQVRAAGQLADKRPMYVALNPRLESVRERLAELDDGLREFRQNEQWKPLMQGYGVAVE, encoded by the coding sequence ATGCTGCGTTTCGCTGTGCCGGCTCTGCTCCTGTGCAACGCACTGATCGCCAATGCCGACGAGCCGCTGCGCCTGGCCGGCGACGATTGGTGCCCCTACATCTGCCCGGATAATCCGGACAAGCCCGGCTACCTGCTCGAAGCTCTGACCCGCATCCTGAACCAGCCCCCGGCCTTCGAACCCCTGCCCTGGCCACGCGCCCTGCAGATGGCCCGTGAAGGGCTGGTGGACGGCGTGGTCGGCGCCTACCCGGAAGAATCGGAAAGCCTGGCGATCGGCCAGGAGCCCATCGGCTGGGTGACCATGCGCTTCTACACCCGCGCCGACAGCCAGTGGCACTACCAGGGCCCGGCGTCGCTGGACGACCAGTCCATCGGCCTTGCCCAGGGCTACTCCTACGGCGCGCAACTGGACGCCTGGCGTGACAGCCACCTGGACGATCACGAGCAGGTACAAGTGCTCAGCGGCGAGCGGGTGCTGGAGCGCAACATCCAGAAGCTGCTGCTCGGCCGCATCAGCGTGCTGCTCGAGGACAGCCAGATCGTCGAGCACTACCTGCATCGTCACCGCTTGTCCGGGCAGGTTCGTGCCGCCGGGCAACTGGCCGATAAACGTCCTATGTACGTCGCTCTCAACCCGCGCCTGGAGTCGGTCAGGGAGCGTCTTGCCGAGCTCGATGACGGCCTGCGCGAGTTTCGTCAGAACGAACAGTGGAAACCACTGATGCAAGGATACGGAGTAGCTGTGGAATAG